A window of the Salarias fasciatus chromosome 7, fSalaFa1.1, whole genome shotgun sequence genome harbors these coding sequences:
- the mterf2 gene encoding transcription termination factor 2, mitochondrial — protein sequence MLRLIAASLCLRCQRAPSLPFSLRPCATLSSVENQQTVEALYDLSVDIQKVRKLKGWVLHQSPSYTREVADLLKGMGASGPIIARILAIHPEAVLCDPQQMHAQRELWMSVCPNQKELVGIIEKFPASFFTSSSYHDNQRNNIAYFQSLNLNKRIITKLMASAPQSFRRPVEQNDEMVHALQRAYLELGGDEANMKIWLQKLLSQNPFVLLKPPEVLRQNLLFLRDKGFSTAELLRLLSSLRGFVTELNPDSMRRTLTFSQDTIGCSETELRDIILKCPAVLYYPESILAERFDSLRRAGISMSQITQTPTVLELTSQIVNYRIQRLKARGYDVRTGSLEVLNGTKKDFEMSFGKLQLRRERPLFNPVAPLKGDD from the coding sequence ATGTTGCGTTTGATCGCAGCATCGCTGTGCCTCCGGTGCCAACGAGCCCCATCGCTGCCTTTCAGCCTCAGACCATGTGCGACACTGAGCTCGGTGGAGAACCAGCAGACGGTGGAGGCTCTTTACGATCTCTCTGTGGACATCCAGAAAGTCCGGAAACTAAAGGGCTGGGTGCTGCATCAGAGTCCCTCTTATACCCGGGAGGTGGCTGACCTGCTGAAAGGCATGGGCGCCTCGGGGCCCATCATTGCTCGGATCCTGGCAATTCACCCAGAAGCTGTCCTCTGTGATCCACAGCAGATGCATGCCCAGAGGGAGCTGTGGATGTCCGTGTGTCCAAACCAGAAAGAGTTAGTTGGCATCATTGAGAAATTCCCAGCCTCCTTCTTCACATCCTCCAGCTACCATGACAATCAGCGGAACAACATTGCGTACTTCCAGAGCCTGAACCTCAACAAACGGATCATCACCAAACTCATGGCCAGCGCCCCCCAGAGCTTCAGGCGGCCGGTGGAGCAGAACGACGAGATGGTCCACGCCCTGCAGCGGGCCTACCTGGAGCTCGGAGGGGATGAGGCCAATATGAAAATCTGGCTCCAGAAGCTGCTGAGCCAGAACCCGTTTGTTCTCCTCAAGCCTCCAGAGGTGCTGAGGCAAAACCTGCTGTTCCTGCGAGACAAAGGCTTCAGCACGGCAgagctcctccgcctcctctccagcctcagGGGCTTCGTCACCGAGCTGAACCCGGACAGCATGCGCCGCACCCTGACGTTCTCCCAGGACACCATCGGCTGCTCCGAGACCGAGCTGCGGGATATCATCCTCAAGTGTCCGGCTGTGCTTTACTACCCTGAATCTATTCTGGCGGAACGCTTCGACAGCCTGCGCAGGGCCGGGATCAGCATGTCCCAGATCACACAAACTCCCACCGTGCTGGAGCTCACCTCGCAGATTGTCAATTATCGCATCCAGCGACTTAAGGCTCGGGGGTATGATGTACGGACAGGCAGTCTGGAGGTCCTGAACGGGACCAAGAAAGACTTTGAAATGAGCTTTGGGAAGCTTCAGCTCCGCAGAGAAAGACCACTTTTTAACCCTGTTGCACCTTTGAAGGGAGACGATTAA